The Haloplanus sp. CK5-1 genome contains a region encoding:
- a CDS encoding HNH endonuclease, which translates to MSNVPFHVGQRIKRKRIHDQFGGNPQCGISVSAQVPCVFVFTGDSGEEHGYKDEFVSETEFVYSGQGRTGNQTFDRSTTNGRANAGLRDHAEDGNEVHLFEESSVDDTFVVYLGEYEYVDHHFEERAGADGKLRDEIRFRLRKLSDGSDGEKETVSGRSIRVAAENAADESPAQTTSGGPSYATSQAVRNYALEWADGVCQGCGDEAPFVTASGGEYLEVHHVFRLGDGGPDHPDAVIALCPNCHREVHHGRRGRQFNQELAETLRERAHRELGHVPDVLAEDPEWS; encoded by the coding sequence ATGTCGAATGTCCCCTTCCACGTCGGGCAGCGGATCAAACGGAAGCGTATCCACGACCAGTTTGGTGGTAATCCACAGTGTGGGATATCCGTCTCCGCTCAGGTACCCTGCGTTTTCGTCTTCACTGGAGACAGCGGCGAGGAGCACGGCTACAAAGACGAGTTCGTCTCTGAGACGGAGTTCGTATACTCTGGACAGGGTCGAACCGGTAACCAGACCTTTGATAGGTCGACGACGAACGGTCGGGCAAACGCGGGCCTCCGGGACCACGCAGAGGATGGAAACGAGGTCCATCTCTTTGAGGAGTCATCCGTCGACGACACGTTTGTCGTATACCTCGGGGAGTACGAGTACGTCGACCACCACTTCGAGGAGCGAGCTGGCGCTGATGGGAAGCTTCGGGATGAAATCCGCTTCCGCCTCCGAAAGCTCAGCGACGGTTCTGACGGTGAAAAAGAGACAGTTTCCGGCAGATCAATAAGGGTGGCCGCAGAGAATGCCGCAGACGAAAGCCCGGCTCAGACGACCAGCGGCGGCCCGAGTTACGCCACCTCACAGGCGGTTCGAAACTATGCACTTGAGTGGGCCGATGGTGTCTGTCAAGGATGTGGCGACGAGGCGCCGTTTGTCACCGCCTCTGGCGGTGAGTACCTGGAGGTTCACCACGTCTTTCGGCTCGGCGATGGCGGCCCCGACCATCCTGACGCGGTGATCGCTCTCTGTCCAAACTGCCATCGAGAAGTGCACCACGGTCGACGCGGTCGACAGTTCAACCAAGAACTGGCCGAGACTTTACGCGAGCGTGCTCACCGGGAGTTGGGGCATGTGCCTGATGTGCTCGCCGAAGATCCAGAGTGGTCCTGA
- a CDS encoding IS6 family transposase — translation MPEFDRLNGCIEWIDLSFVERKRTPEWAIQVGIRCHLAGMSTRDASQFLDELGVKRSHVAVHNWVHKADLQPVSTVSADQLAVDEKVIRINGDDYWLYGAVDPQTNEILHFRLFPATTKQTMRWFLTELHRQYRLDGVEFLVDDADYLVNVLDEDGYRFQMISHGNRNAIERVFWEIERRTSSFATSFSHVEPQTAESWLKALAVRHNSRQS, via the coding sequence ATGCCAGAATTCGACCGCCTCAACGGATGTATCGAGTGGATCGACTTGTCGTTTGTGGAGCGAAAGCGGACTCCCGAGTGGGCGATTCAAGTGGGCATCCGGTGTCATCTCGCCGGTATGTCAACGAGAGATGCAAGTCAGTTTCTCGACGAGTTGGGAGTCAAACGTAGTCACGTCGCGGTTCACAACTGGGTGCACAAGGCCGATCTACAGCCGGTTTCGACGGTGAGTGCGGATCAGCTTGCGGTCGACGAGAAAGTGATCCGCATCAACGGTGACGACTACTGGCTGTACGGTGCCGTCGATCCCCAAACGAACGAAATCCTCCATTTCAGGCTGTTTCCAGCGACGACGAAACAGACGATGCGATGGTTTCTGACCGAGCTTCATCGGCAATATCGGCTAGATGGCGTCGAATTTCTCGTCGATGACGCCGATTACTTGGTGAACGTCCTCGACGAAGACGGGTACCGATTCCAGATGATTTCACACGGGAATCGGAATGCCATCGAACGTGTCTTTTGGGAGATAGAACGACGAACCTCCTCATTTGCAACTAGTTTCAGCCATGTCGAACCGCAGACAGCAGAATCGTGGCTCAAAGCCCTCGCCGTCCGGCACAACTCACGCCAAAGTTAA
- a CDS encoding AAA family ATPase → MSDSSDDDYSLEQAKEDIGILRRVESETVEAIRNTEEEAVIEYLIKEQQLDIAHEGKRGLGNVRRAVLESNAASDELKRLVSLRGDETPKDILVPREVKRNAQVALEAGKPVVLYGPTGTGKTTFAKQLARETCIGYTLNTATPSWTPSDIIGGISPDYSGDSLSYRTKLGCVSEAVQRARRFDGEYGVILDEITRADISKIFGPLYTAIENPHQTIFETDDGETIELDERVNIICTMNMSDRTVNELDNAITRRFAMIELDEYEEDKRRQLFKDWINTHISGNSDLDESEILRLFERDYQGINHGNESTSQGSIMRFGPMHYRDIAIFLGVGCREGGAYEHDQTEAVGQAFQTYIVPRLLNSAAFPQVERIAEHYRALNGEFDEFDLSPAAELAERELEQERRQMGSYE, encoded by the coding sequence ATGAGCGACTCTTCGGATGACGATTACTCCCTTGAGCAGGCGAAGGAAGATATCGGGATCCTCCGGCGTGTCGAGAGTGAGACTGTCGAGGCAATCAGGAATACCGAAGAGGAAGCAGTTATCGAATATCTCATCAAGGAACAACAGCTGGACATCGCCCACGAAGGGAAACGCGGACTGGGGAATGTTAGACGTGCTGTCCTCGAATCAAATGCTGCATCCGACGAACTCAAGCGACTAGTGAGTCTTCGGGGCGATGAAACCCCAAAGGACATCTTGGTGCCACGGGAGGTCAAGCGCAACGCACAGGTCGCTCTCGAAGCTGGGAAGCCAGTCGTCCTATACGGCCCGACAGGTACTGGGAAGACAACCTTCGCGAAGCAACTTGCGCGTGAAACCTGCATCGGCTATACACTCAACACCGCTACTCCGTCCTGGACCCCTTCAGACATTATTGGGGGGATCAGTCCAGACTACTCTGGCGATTCATTGAGTTATCGTACGAAACTCGGCTGTGTATCGGAGGCTGTACAGCGTGCTCGCCGATTCGACGGCGAGTACGGGGTCATCCTCGACGAGATTACCCGCGCAGACATTTCGAAAATATTCGGGCCGCTCTACACAGCTATTGAAAACCCCCATCAAACGATCTTCGAGACTGACGATGGTGAAACCATCGAGCTCGACGAACGGGTGAATATCATCTGCACGATGAACATGTCCGATAGGACGGTAAACGAGCTCGACAACGCTATTACTCGCCGCTTTGCGATGATCGAGCTCGACGAATACGAGGAAGACAAACGCCGCCAGCTGTTCAAAGACTGGATCAACACCCACATTAGTGGCAATTCGGATCTCGACGAAAGCGAGATTCTCAGGCTCTTCGAACGCGACTATCAGGGGATCAATCACGGCAATGAGTCGACATCCCAAGGGTCAATTATGCGCTTCGGTCCGATGCATTACCGGGATATCGCCATCTTCCTCGGTGTTGGCTGTCGCGAGGGTGGCGCATACGAGCACGACCAGACCGAAGCGGTCGGCCAAGCATTCCAGACTTATATCGTCCCACGTCTGCTGAACTCGGCAGCATTCCCGCAGGTCGAACGTATAGCCGAGCACTATCGAGCACTGAACGGTGAGTTCGATGAATTCGACCTTTCGCCCGCTGCTGAACTTGCAGAACGAGAACTTGAGCAAGAGCGCCGCCAGATGGGATCCTACGAGTAA
- a CDS encoding 5-methylcytosine restriction system specificity protein McrC: MSTVDEVYEFGQDTFNVPERGEIRIEGCPSSIADQLRRASFTQESPDVFTKSQESLGSDQEYDVVTVTVDGENDETLHVEATDIIGVVSLTPSSKIQVDPKIEWEYIFDMLLAIYDQNRSIEYHGIPLQDFLSDDIDLDDVFVVLAINYLDGLEEIERHGFIRDLVIRRVNSLNGRGEIDVEQTLLNHARGNLKPHWIRNEIEHNNAANSLLHYAGKTLLRLFQQKSSERDHPAYDRIFSEVHREVERLEDMGVNSSLDRMDEYRRISLGDLPKQRRYYQKAFDVSKAIMSSSLGQQLREGPRELVVDYVLNMESLFEQYSQVVIERKLDYVKSYDHLGELDDVTPVRSPSVNPFEDENEIYHQPDHALQEAEETIAILDSKYYAEGHDPVKESPSRSRLFSYAYLLHADHLGFLCPLLPPRRRRVVQTGAELQIISPDGEFTLDGYDDAVHEYLHDVLVGDYPELEAFRAVTQNRLCLDGADEDDLCEAKSMSGPFAFKDARDFSLRVVKAAADEHSWDVRNRYDLEQDGDWTREQIETRCGRRYEHATTCIPVFCRDDGQEWIDLYFFQNGTGQVEKEGPLKLL; encoded by the coding sequence ATGAGTACCGTCGACGAAGTGTATGAATTCGGGCAAGACACCTTCAACGTCCCCGAGCGGGGAGAAATCCGGATAGAGGGGTGTCCGTCCAGCATCGCGGACCAGCTTCGTCGCGCATCATTCACACAGGAAAGCCCCGACGTCTTCACGAAGAGTCAGGAATCCCTTGGTTCCGACCAGGAGTATGACGTCGTCACGGTAACTGTCGACGGCGAGAACGACGAGACTCTACACGTTGAGGCGACCGACATCATCGGCGTCGTGAGCTTGACCCCATCTTCGAAAATCCAGGTCGACCCCAAAATCGAGTGGGAGTATATTTTCGATATGCTCCTTGCGATCTACGACCAGAACCGCTCGATCGAGTATCACGGAATCCCGCTTCAGGATTTCCTCTCGGACGATATCGACCTTGACGACGTTTTCGTCGTACTGGCAATCAACTATCTCGACGGCTTGGAGGAAATCGAACGACATGGATTCATCCGTGACCTCGTCATTCGTCGTGTCAATAGCCTGAATGGCCGGGGTGAAATCGATGTCGAGCAGACGCTCCTGAACCACGCACGCGGAAACCTCAAACCCCACTGGATCCGCAACGAAATCGAACATAACAACGCTGCGAACTCGTTGCTCCACTATGCAGGAAAGACCCTCCTCCGACTGTTTCAGCAGAAATCGTCCGAGCGCGATCACCCGGCCTATGACCGTATCTTCTCGGAAGTACACCGAGAAGTCGAACGCTTGGAGGATATGGGAGTCAACAGCAGTCTGGACCGGATGGACGAGTATCGTCGAATTTCGCTGGGGGATCTCCCGAAGCAGCGCCGGTACTACCAGAAAGCGTTCGACGTCTCGAAGGCCATTATGTCGTCGTCGCTTGGACAGCAGCTTCGGGAAGGACCCCGTGAGTTGGTGGTTGACTACGTCCTCAACATGGAATCGTTGTTCGAGCAGTACTCGCAGGTCGTCATCGAGCGCAAGCTCGATTACGTGAAGTCCTATGACCATCTCGGTGAGTTGGACGACGTAACGCCCGTTCGGTCGCCGTCAGTCAATCCCTTCGAAGACGAAAACGAGATCTATCATCAGCCGGATCACGCCCTCCAAGAGGCTGAGGAGACTATCGCAATCCTCGACTCGAAATACTACGCTGAGGGCCACGATCCAGTCAAGGAGTCGCCGTCTCGATCCCGGCTGTTCAGTTATGCCTACTTACTCCACGCTGACCATCTGGGCTTTCTCTGTCCCCTGCTGCCGCCGCGACGACGACGTGTTGTCCAAACCGGGGCAGAGCTTCAAATCATCTCGCCAGATGGGGAGTTCACGCTCGATGGGTACGACGATGCCGTCCACGAATACCTGCACGATGTCCTCGTGGGCGACTACCCAGAACTTGAAGCGTTCCGCGCCGTGACGCAGAACCGACTCTGTCTGGACGGCGCTGACGAGGATGATCTCTGCGAAGCGAAGTCGATGAGTGGTCCGTTCGCGTTCAAGGATGCACGAGATTTCTCGCTCCGTGTTGTCAAGGCCGCAGCTGACGAGCACTCGTGGGATGTCCGAAATCGGTACGATCTTGAACAGGACGGTGACTGGACGCGCGAACAGATTGAAACCCGGTGTGGCCGCCGGTACGAGCATGCAACAACCTGTATTCCCGTGTTCTGTCGAGATGATGGCCAAGAGTGGATCGACCTGTACTTCTTCCAGAACGGTACTGGCCAGGTCGAAAAAGAGGGTCCTCTGAAACTGCTTTAG
- a CDS encoding ISH3 family transposase produces MRLPKLKRILTDPDEYISNSQLKSLSMELLELIPMEGIEGSGLDSEEIMEVVLRAAVDTTSVNGVTTNTEDTPNREPVMDWLHTLEKEPMLDAVNDILALVAMTVLDRGGSRTICLDFMDNPFHGHPDDEDEFRRMEARDGTTKCHRYCTAFVIAQGKPLTLAVEPVDGEDSKADAVERVLARVETYPFETDQILMDRDAFVGELIGVLRETAPPVFPVITRKDSLREKLAVTASHMTEETVCEDKEYEQTYPLAVNVTYQNGDRGKSGLKQTGYAAYGLEDRTPQQVAQVYNHRSRIEKSYEKFREARALTTTPSTIIRLFYVGVGFLLEQLWLVLQWAVLARPRRGGRALPTDFTFSDGFLHGIEQVLDDELGWKQKHRTNSEGLPPGYEHGLG; encoded by the coding sequence ATGAGGCTACCAAAACTCAAACGCATCCTCACAGATCCGGACGAGTACATTTCGAACAGCCAGTTGAAGTCTCTTAGCATGGAGTTGCTTGAGCTGATACCGATGGAAGGAATCGAGGGCTCTGGCCTCGATTCCGAGGAGATCATGGAAGTCGTCTTACGAGCTGCTGTTGACACAACCTCAGTCAACGGCGTCACAACGAATACTGAGGACACGCCAAACCGCGAGCCAGTGATGGACTGGTTGCACACCCTGGAGAAAGAGCCGATGCTCGATGCTGTCAACGATATCCTCGCACTGGTGGCAATGACGGTTCTCGACCGCGGCGGGTCGAGAACCATCTGTCTGGACTTCATGGACAATCCGTTCCACGGTCATCCAGACGACGAGGACGAGTTCAGGAGAATGGAAGCACGGGACGGAACCACGAAGTGTCACCGGTACTGTACTGCGTTCGTCATCGCGCAGGGAAAGCCACTAACACTGGCAGTTGAACCAGTTGATGGCGAGGACAGCAAGGCCGACGCGGTCGAGCGCGTGCTCGCCCGCGTCGAGACATATCCATTCGAGACCGACCAGATCCTCATGGACAGAGACGCCTTCGTCGGGGAGTTAATCGGTGTTCTTCGGGAGACAGCACCGCCAGTCTTTCCGGTCATAACCCGGAAAGACTCGCTCCGGGAGAAACTTGCTGTCACTGCTTCGCATATGACAGAAGAGACGGTCTGTGAAGACAAAGAGTACGAACAGACGTATCCGCTGGCAGTGAACGTCACCTACCAGAACGGTGATCGTGGAAAATCAGGGCTCAAACAAACGGGCTACGCGGCGTACGGTCTGGAAGACCGCACGCCGCAGCAAGTGGCGCAGGTCTACAACCATCGGTCACGGATCGAGAAGAGCTATGAGAAGTTCCGCGAAGCGCGTGCTTTGACAACGACGCCATCGACGATAATTCGGCTCTTCTACGTGGGTGTCGGGTTCCTGTTGGAGCAGTTGTGGCTCGTGTTGCAATGGGCAGTGCTCGCCCGGCCACGGCGTGGCGGGCGAGCACTCCCGACAGATTTCACGTTCAGTGATGGGTTTCTCCACGGGATCGAGCAGGTGTTAGACGATGAGCTCGGCTGGAAGCAAAAGCATCGGACAAACAGTGAAGGGTTACCACCAGGATACGAGCACGGACTCGGCTGA
- a CDS encoding transposase has protein sequence METLAEHTAWLVDRFEDDDEYAELESFAHLQQVLDEQCYRIAELEDDDDEDDSADQRQPGDDSSPDWQPLRTYTSPEESTNTEQNEENTGSSGENADDQSDHVGLKEPDEIDSGTMQNPHDEDATYRSKNGEDYHGYKANVAETCNGENPFRLITAVRVDTNNTDDGDLLDEDVTTLSTETGLRDLLVDGGYTHKEVEKRCRDQEITQHFSGIVGQRPGAEKMSLAAPEWDGTRMVACPAGHEPFDQNHYETGRISGKMEKEFCDECPHRESCFVKEQQKHYSYGFRERRVEIAQRRKRLDDPAEQEFLKLRAGAESLINEMYHKDGEKTKFAGKIKVKNGSIAKAIGRNLKRASGFLESEAKQEKSAG, from the coding sequence ATGGAAACACTCGCTGAGCATACCGCGTGGCTTGTTGATCGGTTCGAAGATGACGATGAATACGCCGAGTTGGAGAGCTTTGCTCATCTTCAGCAGGTTCTCGACGAACAGTGTTATCGCATTGCTGAACTCGAAGATGACGATGATGAGGACGATTCTGCTGACCAACGCCAGCCCGGTGACGACTCGTCACCGGACTGGCAACCACTCCGAACGTACACCTCTCCCGAAGAGAGTACCAACACTGAACAAAATGAAGAAAACACAGGCTCATCCGGAGAAAACGCCGATGACCAGTCCGATCACGTCGGGCTGAAAGAGCCCGACGAGATCGACAGTGGCACGATGCAAAACCCTCACGATGAGGACGCAACCTACCGCTCGAAGAACGGTGAGGACTATCACGGATACAAGGCGAATGTAGCGGAGACGTGCAATGGTGAGAATCCATTCCGACTCATCACTGCGGTTCGGGTCGATACCAACAACACGGACGACGGCGACCTCCTTGACGAGGACGTAACGACCCTCTCAACTGAGACTGGGTTACGTGACCTGCTCGTGGATGGCGGGTACACGCACAAGGAAGTAGAGAAGCGCTGCCGTGATCAGGAGATCACGCAGCACTTCTCTGGAATCGTCGGTCAACGGCCTGGAGCGGAAAAGATGTCGCTGGCTGCGCCGGAGTGGGACGGGACGAGAATGGTTGCGTGTCCTGCCGGACACGAACCATTCGACCAGAACCACTACGAAACCGGTCGTATTTCTGGAAAGATGGAGAAGGAGTTCTGTGACGAGTGTCCGCACAGAGAGAGCTGTTTCGTCAAGGAACAACAGAAACACTATAGCTACGGTTTCAGAGAACGGCGGGTAGAAATTGCGCAGCGACGCAAGCGGTTAGATGACCCGGCTGAACAGGAGTTTCTGAAGTTACGTGCCGGCGCTGAGTCGTTGATCAACGAGATGTATCACAAAGACGGGGAGAAAACGAAGTTCGCAGGAAAAATCAAGGTGAAAAACGGGTCAATAGCGAAAGCTATCGGGAGAAACCTGAAGCGAGCCTCCGGATTCTTGGAATCGGAGGCGAAGCAAGAGAAATCGGCGGGATAG
- a CDS encoding helix-turn-helix domain-containing protein, with protein MSHPDQNHHESGVGDQTDTKEPRDEDDSYADDTPLTWVLGNHPEVKLVAAILSEHDRPLNKSDLARQAGVIRNNVYDHLSNLLDHGILEEMGQVGQTDIKLYQLSDTKTTELLIELEATLLKYKYEHEDEPVTATRDPPVDSDITADIEDPYAEGTPLTWVFGDHPEPKLLAAFLSEPEQQLNVSDWARIAGVSRGAVYNHRESFIEYGIIKHGHKSAGSQHYRLNLESPIVQLLFNLEDHLLRQWYESKEQID; from the coding sequence ATGTCTCACCCAGACCAGAACCACCACGAATCGGGTGTCGGAGACCAGACCGACACGAAAGAACCGCGAGATGAAGATGACTCCTATGCTGACGATACGCCACTGACGTGGGTCTTGGGGAACCACCCCGAAGTCAAACTCGTCGCGGCGATTCTGAGCGAACACGACCGGCCACTCAACAAATCTGACCTTGCACGCCAAGCGGGCGTGATCAGAAACAACGTCTACGATCACTTGAGTAACCTATTGGATCACGGGATCCTTGAGGAGATGGGACAAGTCGGCCAAACTGATATCAAGCTATACCAATTGTCAGACACGAAGACGACAGAACTCCTAATCGAATTGGAAGCGACGCTTCTGAAATACAAATACGAACATGAGGATGAACCCGTAACGGCGACCCGCGACCCACCCGTAGACTCCGATATTACGGCAGATATCGAAGACCCATATGCCGAAGGAACGCCTCTGACCTGGGTCTTTGGGGACCATCCGGAACCGAAATTACTGGCTGCGTTCCTAAGCGAACCGGAACAACAGCTTAATGTTTCAGACTGGGCCCGTATCGCGGGTGTTAGTCGCGGAGCGGTGTACAATCATCGCGAGAGCTTTATTGAGTACGGTATTATCAAACATGGTCATAAGAGTGCGGGCAGTCAGCACTATCGGTTGAATCTGGAAAGCCCTATTGTTCAATTGCTGTTCAACCTTGAAGACCATCTTCTCAGGCAGTGGTACGAATCGAAAGAACAAATCGATTGA
- a CDS encoding site-specific integrase gives MPENANSKVRAKVWLTPDQVDALRTACYEGGAPYLQQRNETIIALTYDTGLRVGELVDVDVEMLREGNSELYLPGHIQKDYPNDNSPGPVTMELSADVTRLVSSYLNSRWKESPALFPGRSSDRISTQGVRNMLHKVAEMAGVRPYRVDGSRGDAGDVTPHALRHSVAYRMMNTEDENTLYDVRNRLRHRSIQTTERIYDHLIKV, from the coding sequence ATGCCCGAAAATGCAAACTCCAAAGTTCGAGCAAAGGTGTGGCTAACTCCCGACCAAGTCGACGCGCTACGTACGGCATGTTACGAGGGTGGGGCTCCCTATCTCCAGCAGCGAAACGAGACGATCATCGCACTCACTTACGACACTGGCCTCCGCGTGGGTGAACTCGTCGACGTCGATGTCGAGATGTTACGAGAGGGGAACAGTGAGCTCTATCTCCCCGGCCACATCCAGAAGGACTATCCGAACGACAACAGCCCCGGTCCAGTGACGATGGAACTGTCCGCGGACGTTACTCGACTCGTCTCGTCGTACCTGAACAGCAGGTGGAAAGAATCGCCTGCGTTGTTCCCGGGCCGATCGTCCGACCGGATCAGTACCCAGGGAGTTCGGAATATGCTACACAAGGTCGCGGAGATGGCGGGCGTCCGTCCCTACCGCGTCGATGGCTCTAGGGGAGATGCTGGGGACGTGACGCCACACGCCCTGCGGCACAGTGTCGCCTATCGAATGATGAACACCGAGGACGAAAACACGCTGTACGATGTCCGAAACCGCCTTCGACATCGCTCGATCCAGACCACCGAGCGTATCTACGACCACCTGATCAAAGTTTGA